CGTTGGGGTTGAAGAGGGTTGGCTGGCCCAGCTGAGCGCCGGCGGTCAGTTGCAGGGAGGGCACAAGCCCCCACCAGGTAGCCCGACGCGCAAGCTCGGCGGCCTCAATGCTGTAGCGCCGCGAGACAAAATCCTCGCGCTCCCGACTCACCTCCGAGTCGGTTGCCCCTTGAGCCGCCGACGCGCCGCCCTCGATCACGTCCGGATCAAAGTCGACGCGAAGCTCCCCGTCGGGCTCCCGGCCCAGCAGGTAGGCCAGCGCGTCGGCGGCGTTTCCGAGGTTTTGTCGGGCTTCAAGCAGGGTCTGCTCCGCTTCGAGTACCTGCTGGCGGGCGCGACTGACATCGACCGCCACCGCAAGCCCGGCAGCAACCAGCGCCTCGGAGCGTTCCAGATACGCCTGACGAAGTTCGACGGCGGACTCGGCGATGTCCACATCGCGCTGAGCGGCCGCCAGAGTATAGAAACTCTCCTCTGCCTCCAGCCGCAGCAAGGTCTGCTGCCAGGCGCTCTGCGCCCGGGTGGCATCCAACTGGCGGTCGGCCTGACGGTAGGTGAAGTACTGCGGCGCATTAAAAAGGCTCATGGAGGCGTTGGCGTTGACGCCCCATTCTACCGCCTCGCGCACCGTGGTGCCCTGAACCGCAACCTCACCGCCTCCCTGGTAGGTCACATTGGCCGAGGAGTTCAGCTGCGGCAGCAGCGACCCCAAGGCCTCTCGCCGGCTCGCCCGACTTTGCTCGATCTGCAACTCGGTGATGGCCCAGCTCTCGTTCTGCGACTCCAGCTCTCGCAGCACCTCATCCAGACTCATTCCCTGCGCGCTGACCGAGGTCTCGGTCCTGAGTTCTTCGCCCCCGGCCCTCTCCTGCGCCACAGCCTGCGAAGGCGTCCACGCGCCTATCAGAAGGGCTGCGCCCAGCGCGCCGCATCCACGCATTCCTGCGCGCCACATCGTACGTCGTACCACCATAAATCCCGGTTCTCTGGAAAAGCCCAATCAGCAAAGAG
The nucleotide sequence above comes from Lujinxingia sediminis. Encoded proteins:
- a CDS encoding TolC family protein, translating into MVVRRTMWRAGMRGCGALGAALLIGAWTPSQAVAQERAGGEELRTETSVSAQGMSLDEVLRELESQNESWAITELQIEQSRASRREALGSLLPQLNSSANVTYQGGGEVAVQGTTVREAVEWGVNANASMSLFNAPQYFTYRQADRQLDATRAQSAWQQTLLRLEAEESFYTLAAAQRDVDIAESAVELRQAYLERSEALVAAGLAVAVDVSRARQQVLEAEQTLLEARQNLGNAADALAYLLGREPDGELRVDFDPDVIEGGASAAQGATDSEVSREREDFVSRRYSIEAAELARRATWWGLVPSLQLTAGAQLGQPTLFNPNGFNWTVGIGASWLLYDGGARYARLDRASAQIAEQELALQRDRRQASTELRRASRDWDTARAAIDVASEQVQVAQETYEFTSARFESGLATSLEVSDASQQLLSAELRLNQARLQARLAEVRYRYLEDLPE